A region from the Mucilaginibacter sp. CSA2-8R genome encodes:
- a CDS encoding MFS transporter, translated as MKSDRNLWILVLICVINSMGFGIIVPLLYDYGKKFGLTEQTVGILTASFSIAQFFATPLLGSLSDKWGRKPLLAISLAGTCLSFLVFGLAQNLLMLFAARILDGVTGGNISVAQAMISDTSSSEDRAKKFGILSSAFGFGFVLGPALGGLLSKLGLQVPFFFAAGVALIGTILATFVLKETKPKTDREKEKLENQHHFNFVSLITALKIPVVGTAVFTGFLLTMAQFVMIIGFQTFSVDQLKIAPTQIGLLYAGFGITGILMQLAVPLITKLIASRAMILLISTVVCLAAMIFTGFTQALFPFAAGLFVYGLFNGLRNPMLNAIIADRSDEHTQGEILGVNQSYASLGQTLGPIAAGLITAVSIHAVFFLSAFFILLGFLLTFRLKAKEKQST; from the coding sequence ATGAAGTCCGACCGTAATTTATGGATATTGGTGTTGATATGTGTGATTAACTCCATGGGGTTTGGCATCATTGTACCTTTACTTTATGATTACGGCAAAAAGTTTGGCCTTACCGAACAAACGGTGGGTATACTCACCGCTTCGTTTTCGATAGCTCAATTTTTTGCTACACCACTTTTAGGTTCACTATCAGACAAATGGGGCCGCAAGCCCTTATTGGCAATTAGTCTGGCTGGCACCTGCCTATCGTTTTTAGTTTTTGGTCTGGCTCAAAATTTACTCATGCTGTTTGCTGCCCGCATATTAGACGGTGTTACAGGCGGTAATATTTCGGTAGCGCAGGCCATGATATCCGACACGTCATCATCAGAAGACAGGGCCAAGAAGTTTGGTATACTCAGCTCGGCGTTTGGTTTTGGTTTTGTTTTAGGCCCGGCCTTAGGTGGGCTTTTAAGCAAACTGGGACTCCAGGTACCCTTCTTTTTTGCAGCAGGTGTTGCATTGATCGGCACTATACTGGCCACTTTTGTACTCAAAGAAACCAAGCCGAAAACCGACAGAGAAAAGGAAAAACTTGAAAATCAACATCACTTTAACTTTGTATCACTAATAACAGCCTTAAAAATTCCGGTGGTGGGTACCGCCGTATTTACGGGCTTTTTATTAACCATGGCGCAGTTTGTGATGATCATTGGTTTTCAAACATTTTCGGTAGACCAGTTAAAAATTGCCCCTACCCAAATTGGTTTACTATATGCAGGCTTTGGTATTACAGGCATTTTGATGCAACTGGCGGTGCCGCTCATCACCAAGCTTATCGCTTCGAGAGCCATGATACTATTAATATCTACAGTGGTATGCCTGGCTGCCATGATTTTTACCGGCTTTACGCAAGCCTTGTTCCCTTTTGCGGCAGGATTATTTGTGTATGGTCTCTTTAACGGACTACGTAACCCTATGCTCAACGCTATTATTGCCGACCGCAGCGACGAACATACCCAGGGAGAAATTTTGGGTGTTAATCAGTCTTACGCGTCTTTGGGGCAAACACTCGGGCCTATAGCGGCCGGTTTAATTACGGCTGTGTCTATACACGCTGTTTTCTTTTTGTCGGCATTTTTTATTTTGCTTGGCTTTTTGCTTACCTTTCGCTTAAAAGCTAAAGAAAAGCAATCTACCTAA
- a CDS encoding amino acid permease — protein sequence MSLFIKKSIQSLLAASAESDKSLKRTLGPTALIALGIGAIIGAGLFVRTAAAAGGNAGPAVTISFIIAAVGCALAGLCYAEFASMIPIAGSAYTYSYATMGEFIAWIIGWDLVLEYALGAATVAIGWSQYLNDLLMTFFNTSIPYEWCHSPFQSHEGVQGIVNIPAIVIILLLTMLLIRGTAESAVVNNIIVLVKVAIVLLIIGFGWQFINPANHTPYMIPADAGSVTLNTGVVHNYADAANHGWFGVLRGASIVFFAFIGFDAVSTAAQEAKNPQKDMPVGILLSLVICTALYILFSHVLTGIASYKEFLTQGSEASVSYAIRHHMPGYEWLAKLVTVAILAGFSSVILVMLMGQTRVFYTMSTDGLVPPVFSKLHPKFRTPYKSQWLFFGFVSLFAGFVPDSVVGDMVSIGTLFAFVLVCLGIFILRKTDPDIKRPFKTPLYQIVCPLGAIVCLFMIASEGWENWARLFVWLIIGFVIYFGYSVKHSKVRKGDDKTPMDPPNPMYVD from the coding sequence ATGAGTTTATTTATTAAAAAGTCCATTCAGTCGTTGCTGGCAGCATCGGCCGAGTCGGATAAAAGTTTGAAGCGTACGCTCGGGCCTACCGCGTTGATAGCCCTGGGTATTGGTGCTATTATTGGTGCCGGTTTATTTGTGCGTACTGCAGCAGCTGCAGGTGGCAATGCTGGTCCGGCAGTTACCATTTCATTCATTATTGCTGCAGTGGGTTGTGCATTGGCCGGCTTATGTTATGCCGAATTTGCCAGTATGATACCTATAGCAGGTAGTGCTTATACTTACTCTTATGCCACTATGGGCGAGTTCATCGCCTGGATTATTGGCTGGGATTTGGTGCTCGAATACGCTTTAGGCGCTGCTACGGTTGCTATTGGCTGGTCGCAGTACCTGAACGATTTACTCATGACGTTTTTTAACACCTCCATACCTTATGAGTGGTGCCACTCCCCTTTTCAATCACACGAAGGTGTGCAAGGTATAGTTAACATACCTGCTATCGTAATTATACTGCTTTTAACCATGCTCTTAATCCGTGGCACTGCAGAGTCGGCCGTGGTAAACAACATCATTGTATTGGTTAAAGTAGCTATCGTATTATTGATAATAGGTTTCGGTTGGCAGTTTATCAACCCGGCTAACCATACCCCTTACATGATTCCGGCTGATGCAGGAAGCGTTACCCTGAATACTGGTGTAGTGCATAATTATGCAGACGCGGCCAATCATGGCTGGTTTGGTGTTTTGCGGGGTGCCAGTATTGTATTTTTTGCTTTCATTGGTTTTGATGCTGTATCAACTGCTGCTCAAGAAGCGAAAAACCCTCAAAAAGACATGCCGGTAGGTATTTTATTATCATTGGTAATTTGTACTGCTTTATACATTCTGTTCTCACACGTTTTAACAGGTATTGCTTCTTATAAAGAGTTTTTAACTCAAGGTTCTGAAGCATCTGTGTCTTATGCTATCCGTCATCACATGCCGGGTTATGAGTGGTTGGCTAAATTAGTAACGGTGGCTATTTTGGCTGGTTTCTCGTCAGTTATCCTGGTGATGCTGATGGGTCAGACCCGCGTATTCTATACCATGAGTACAGATGGCCTGGTACCTCCGGTGTTTTCAAAATTGCACCCTAAATTCCGTACGCCTTACAAATCACAATGGTTATTTTTTGGGTTTGTATCATTGTTTGCCGGCTTTGTTCCCGACAGCGTGGTAGGCGATATGGTGAGTATAGGCACCTTGTTTGCTTTTGTGCTGGTTTGCTTAGGTATATTTATTTTACGCAAAACCGATCCTGATATAAAACGCCCATTCAAAACTCCTTTGTATCAGATTGTGTGCCCGTTAGGTGCAATAGTATGTTTATTTATGATTGCCAGCGAAGGCTGGGAGAACTGGGCACGTTTGTTTGTATGGTTAATTATCGGCTTTGTTATTTACTTTGGTTATAGTGTAAAACACTCTAAAGTGCGTAAAGGTGATGATAAAACACCAATGGATCCGCCAAATCCGATGTACGTTGATTAA
- a CDS encoding response regulator transcription factor, with product MSTTAKQKILIVDDEPDILELIEYNLKKEGYQVYLAHNGQEAVAEAKKVLPDLIVLDIMMPKMDGIEACRVMRTMPEFKNTFMVFLTARSEEYSEIAGFNVGADDYIAKPIKPRALVSRINAILRRNAGPDEVSDNKLEVGDLVIDRESYLVYQNGTKVVLAKKEFELLYLLASKPGKVYTRDVILKNIWEDSVVVTNRTIDVHIRKLREKLGENYVSTVKGVGYKFEYV from the coding sequence ATGAGCACTACTGCAAAACAAAAGATTCTTATTGTTGATGACGAGCCGGATATTTTAGAGCTTATTGAATACAATTTAAAAAAAGAGGGCTACCAGGTTTATTTAGCTCATAATGGTCAGGAGGCGGTGGCCGAAGCCAAAAAAGTATTGCCCGATCTGATTGTGCTCGACATCATGATGCCAAAGATGGATGGCATTGAGGCTTGTCGTGTAATGCGTACCATGCCCGAGTTTAAAAACACCTTCATGGTATTTTTAACCGCCCGTAGTGAAGAGTACTCAGAAATTGCCGGTTTTAACGTAGGTGCTGATGATTACATAGCCAAACCTATTAAACCGCGTGCACTAGTTAGCCGCATTAATGCTATTTTACGCCGTAACGCCGGACCGGACGAAGTATCAGACAATAAACTGGAAGTTGGTGATTTAGTGATAGACCGCGAAAGTTACTTGGTTTATCAAAACGGTACCAAGGTAGTGTTAGCTAAAAAAGAATTTGAGCTGCTCTATCTACTAGCATCCAAGCCAGGTAAGGTTTATACCCGCGACGTTATACTGAAAAATATCTGGGAAGACTCGGTAGTGGTAACCAACCGCACCATCGACGTTCACATTCGCAAGCTGCGCGAAAAGCTTGGCGAAAACTATGTGTCAACTGTTAAAGGCGTGGGTTACAAATTTGAGTACGTATAA
- a CDS encoding TlpA disulfide reductase family protein: MKKYLLAYGLPLLFSIYACKDKSGFTIEGKIDNPGELKKAYLLRADTSQVSVIDSAELKAGSFKFKNQSATANLFKLRIGSSIYDLIAQNGDNISFETDLNDQAHTYKIEGSQESEKIKEFNTFSNAFGEKNAQLVGEFQSKAQGVKNQDSLLKVYQPILEKNMAGYSDQVIKFVNDNKNSLAAFYAAMSLDPYKYEQQLVTYADDIKDKFKDNAPVQQFIRQMEAAKPLSIGHEAPDFTIKTIEGKPVKLSDYKGKYVMLDFWASWCLPCRQENPNVVRLYNQFKGKGLNILGISLDEDKAAWQKAINDDKLTWQHASDLQKFDGPTEKLYHIEAIPSNIIIDPQGKIIAKNITGQNLEEFFNKTFAQL, encoded by the coding sequence ATGAAAAAATACTTATTAGCATACGGCCTTCCGCTCTTATTCAGCATCTATGCTTGTAAAGATAAATCGGGCTTTACTATTGAAGGGAAAATTGACAACCCAGGCGAGCTAAAAAAAGCTTACCTGTTACGGGCTGATACTTCGCAGGTGAGTGTGATTGACTCGGCCGAATTAAAAGCCGGCAGCTTTAAGTTTAAAAATCAGTCGGCCACGGCCAACTTGTTCAAACTGCGCATAGGCAGTTCTATTTACGATTTAATTGCCCAAAACGGCGACAACATTTCATTTGAAACTGACCTAAACGACCAAGCCCATACTTACAAAATTGAAGGCTCACAAGAGTCTGAAAAAATAAAAGAGTTTAACACCTTTAGTAATGCCTTTGGCGAAAAAAATGCACAACTGGTTGGCGAGTTTCAGAGTAAGGCGCAGGGCGTGAAAAACCAGGATTCGCTGCTCAAGGTATATCAGCCAATATTAGAAAAAAACATGGCCGGTTACAGTGACCAGGTCATCAAGTTTGTTAACGATAATAAAAATTCGTTAGCGGCTTTTTATGCAGCCATGTCTTTAGACCCATATAAATATGAGCAGCAACTGGTGACTTATGCTGATGATATTAAAGACAAGTTTAAAGATAATGCTCCTGTGCAGCAATTTATCAGGCAAATGGAAGCGGCCAAACCTTTATCTATTGGTCATGAAGCGCCTGATTTTACCATTAAAACCATTGAAGGTAAACCGGTGAAGCTATCTGACTATAAAGGCAAATATGTGATGCTGGATTTTTGGGCGTCCTGGTGTTTACCTTGCCGTCAGGAAAATCCAAACGTAGTACGTTTGTACAACCAGTTTAAAGGCAAAGGCCTTAATATTTTAGGCATATCGCTTGATGAAGATAAAGCTGCTTGGCAAAAAGCTATTAACGATGATAAATTAACCTGGCAGCATGCATCAGACCTGCAAAAGTTTGACGGGCCTACCGAAAAACTATATCATATTGAGGCAATTCCATCTAATATTATCATCGATCCGCAAGGAAAAATAATCGCTAAAAACATTACAGGTCAAAACCTGGAAGAGTTTTTTAACAAAACCTTTGCTCAACTTTAA
- the gatB gene encoding Asp-tRNA(Asn)/Glu-tRNA(Gln) amidotransferase subunit GatB, whose amino-acid sequence MTDSNTEVSDKYELVVGLEVHAQLSTQSKIFSSDSASFGAQPNEHVSMVSLGHPGTLPFLNKKAVEYAVKLGFACHGEVNRYNNFARKNYFYADLPKGYQISQDQHPIITGGYVKVKRHDGSERSIAIHHIHMEEDAGKSMHDQHDSYSLIDLNRAGVPLLEIVSQPDIHSSEEAGLYLTEMRRLLRYLSICDGNMEEGSMRCDANISVRLKGATQLGNRCEVKNLNSIRNVQRAIEHEFLRQIDIIEAGGYIEQNTLNFNADTGETSVLRSKEMANDYRYFPEPDLQPLLLSDDYLENIRRSMPALPEELYHKYTQQLGLSEYDASVIVADHDTALFFEQVIAHTANYKGAAHWLMGTVKSYLNEHHQTITSLGLTPQQLCRLIQLVDDGKVNHTVAAHKLFPALLLHPDKTAAQVAEELNLLISDDSNELDQFIHEALAKYPDKVIEYQKGKKGVLGLFMGEIMKRSKGKIDPQKTNQLLINALQAKS is encoded by the coding sequence ATGACTGATAGTAACACCGAAGTAAGCGATAAATATGAACTGGTAGTGGGTTTAGAAGTGCATGCACAATTATCTACCCAAAGCAAAATCTTTTCGTCAGATAGTGCCTCATTTGGTGCTCAGCCTAATGAGCATGTGAGCATGGTATCATTAGGGCATCCCGGCACGCTACCTTTTCTAAATAAAAAAGCGGTTGAGTATGCTGTAAAGTTAGGCTTTGCCTGCCACGGCGAAGTTAACCGGTATAACAACTTTGCCCGCAAAAATTACTTTTATGCTGATTTACCCAAAGGTTACCAGATTAGCCAGGACCAGCACCCTATTATTACCGGCGGCTACGTAAAAGTAAAACGGCATGACGGCTCTGAACGGTCTATAGCTATTCATCATATCCATATGGAAGAGGATGCAGGTAAAAGTATGCATGACCAGCACGATTCGTATTCGCTTATTGACTTAAATCGCGCTGGAGTGCCTCTGCTCGAAATTGTATCCCAACCTGACATTCATAGCAGTGAAGAAGCCGGATTATACCTTACCGAAATGCGCCGGCTGCTGCGTTACCTCAGCATTTGCGATGGTAACATGGAAGAAGGTAGCATGCGTTGCGATGCCAACATTTCAGTACGGCTTAAAGGGGCTACCCAACTGGGCAACCGCTGCGAGGTAAAAAACCTGAACTCGATACGCAATGTACAGCGGGCCATTGAACATGAATTTTTAAGGCAAATAGACATTATTGAAGCAGGCGGCTACATTGAACAAAATACGCTGAACTTTAATGCAGACACCGGCGAAACTTCAGTACTTCGCTCTAAAGAGATGGCGAATGATTATCGTTATTTTCCTGAACCCGATTTGCAACCATTGTTGCTGAGCGATGATTACCTGGAAAACATACGCCGCAGTATGCCGGCATTGCCCGAAGAACTTTATCATAAATACACCCAACAGTTAGGCTTATCAGAATATGATGCCTCTGTTATTGTGGCCGACCATGATACCGCCTTGTTTTTTGAACAGGTAATAGCACATACTGCCAACTATAAAGGTGCTGCGCACTGGTTAATGGGCACCGTAAAATCATATTTAAACGAACATCATCAAACCATCACCTCACTTGGCCTTACTCCGCAGCAATTATGCAGGCTGATACAGTTGGTGGATGATGGCAAAGTAAATCATACGGTAGCAGCACATAAACTGTTCCCGGCACTGCTGCTGCACCCAGATAAAACAGCAGCCCAGGTGGCCGAAGAGTTAAATCTGCTCATCAGCGATGACAGCAACGAGTTGGATCAATTTATCCACGAAGCCCTGGCTAAATACCCCGATAAGGTGATCGAATACCAAAAAGGGAAAAAAGGCGTATTAGGATTGTTTATGGGCGAAATAATGAAACGCTCTAAAGGTAAAATTGATCCGCAGAAAACAAACCAGCTTTTAATTAACGCGCTACAAGCAAAATCATGA
- a CDS encoding fatty acid desaturase has translation MTTDTLKRPAFKKAGADDFFKQLNSEVQQRVLNNRKIQQIIVVKSVLLVLLYFAFYACILVFGNYTPYLFTFYIATGLTMIMVFLNGFHDAAHGAVFKSRYHNELYTYVLELFGSNSYIWKKRHLLLHHPFPNLQHWDIDVKQSNVVRIFPESPRYRFHRYQHIYMWFLYLFYTLNWLLVRDFKDFFGTQDNYLKRVTHIPAIEYVKLFAAKAGNLLAMLGIPMLVLNQPWNMVLLAFLAMHITSSGFGVMALLSTHADEDAAFPLPPENGTLDMTWAMYQITETKDFSPNSKVANFLFGGFNHHVAHHLFPTVAHTYYPAITPIIREYAAKYNLPYRSYPLSEAVRSHFMLLKKSGSKESLFVHGEL, from the coding sequence ATGACTACAGATACACTTAAAAGACCGGCTTTTAAGAAAGCGGGTGCCGATGATTTTTTTAAGCAATTAAATTCCGAAGTACAGCAACGCGTGCTCAACAACCGCAAAATACAACAGATAATTGTTGTTAAGTCAGTACTGTTAGTTCTGTTATATTTTGCCTTTTATGCCTGCATCCTGGTATTCGGCAACTACACTCCTTACTTATTTACTTTTTACATAGCTACCGGATTAACCATGATTATGGTTTTTTTAAACGGTTTTCATGATGCAGCGCATGGTGCGGTGTTTAAATCCCGTTATCATAATGAGTTGTACACTTATGTGTTAGAACTTTTTGGCAGCAATAGTTATATATGGAAAAAACGCCACCTATTGTTACATCACCCATTTCCAAATTTACAGCATTGGGATATTGATGTAAAGCAAAGCAACGTTGTTCGTATTTTTCCGGAAAGCCCGCGTTATCGCTTTCACCGGTACCAACATATTTATATGTGGTTTTTGTACTTGTTTTATACGTTGAACTGGTTACTGGTACGCGACTTTAAAGACTTTTTTGGTACCCAGGATAACTACTTAAAAAGGGTAACCCATATACCTGCCATTGAGTATGTTAAATTGTTTGCTGCCAAAGCAGGTAACTTGCTAGCGATGCTCGGCATCCCGATGCTGGTACTTAATCAGCCCTGGAATATGGTATTGCTGGCTTTTTTGGCAATGCACATCACCTCCAGCGGGTTCGGGGTAATGGCGCTGCTATCAACTCATGCTGATGAAGATGCAGCGTTTCCGTTGCCTCCAGAGAATGGAACTTTAGATATGACCTGGGCAATGTACCAGATTACCGAAACCAAAGATTTTAGCCCAAACAGTAAAGTCGCTAATTTTTTATTCGGCGGGTTCAATCATCATGTAGCGCATCACCTGTTCCCGACGGTGGCGCATACCTATTATCCGGCAATTACACCTATCATCAGAGAATATGCCGCTAAATATAACCTGCCATACCGGTCTTACCCGTTAAGTGAGGCTGTGCGCTCGCATTTTATGTTGTTAAAAAAGAGTGGCAGCAAAGAAAGTTTGTTTGTACACGGTGAACTTTAA
- a CDS encoding DUF1810 domain-containing protein, translated as MTQENSLDRFIKAQQNDYATALSEIKKGKKRSHWMWYIFPQLRGLGMSETARFYGIQDKQEAMDYLNTQVLSKRLIEICEALLALPGNDPHYIFGSPDDMKLKSSMTLFASLPNANPVFEQVLSKYYDGDRDQKTLQLINHK; from the coding sequence ATGACTCAGGAAAACAGCCTCGACCGGTTCATAAAGGCGCAGCAGAATGATTATGCGACGGCGCTATCAGAAATTAAAAAAGGTAAAAAACGCAGCCACTGGATGTGGTATATATTTCCGCAACTGAGAGGCCTCGGCATGAGCGAAACTGCCCGCTTTTACGGCATTCAGGACAAGCAGGAAGCTATGGATTATCTTAACACCCAAGTGCTAAGTAAGCGACTGATCGAGATATGTGAAGCACTACTGGCTTTGCCTGGCAATGATCCTCATTATATTTTTGGCAGTCCTGATGATATGAAGCTTAAATCAAGCATGACCTTATTTGCATCTTTGCCTAATGCCAACCCGGTATTTGAGCAAGTGTTGTCAAAGTATTATGATGGAGACAGAGATCAAAAAACACTGCAGTTGATTAATCATAAATAA
- a CDS encoding amidohydrolase family protein, translating to MKHSYLSILLVLTSLTASAQKWNIENTPGPAKKVSITTDEGTWMNVDVSPDGKVIVFDLLGDIYSLPVAGGKATLLAGGKAWEVQPRFSPDGKSIAFTSDRDGGDNVWVMGNDGGAKRAITKENFRLLNNPYWTPDGQYIVARKHFTGARSLGAGEIWMYHKNGGDGLQLTKRKNDQQDAGEPVVSPKGTYVYWSEDVTPGPNFQYNKDPYQGIYAIKRLNRQTGQIETVTGGAGGACRPQISPDGKLMAFVKRNRLKSVLYIHNLLTGEEFPVYDNLSHDQQETWAIFGTYPNFNWLPDNQHIVFYAKGKIWNLDITTLSVANVPFELTSQQTITDALHFPQKVYQDEFTVRMIRQLTTSPDVKRVAFNAAGYLYVKDLPNGKPERVTDSREFEYEPAFSPDGKQLVYTSWTDELKGAVNVVDLATKRIIRVTADRGLYYSPVFSNKGDKIVYRKGEGNDVLGYAYGKNPGIYVVPATGGTAQMLLNNGIRPQFSADDSKLYYQSTENGKKAFKVIDLVNPGTAPKTLYTSTYATQFNPSPDGKWMAFTELYNCYLTPLTYTGNAQELSSTNKALPLNRLTRDAGTYLHWSKDSQKLMWTLGPKYYTKDIRMAFSFADGDNDKATATDTAGVDIGLRLKADQPTGKIAFTNARIITMKGDEVIEKGTIVIDRNQIVAVGKDVQPPADAKVYNVAGKTIIPGIIDVHGHLGVSPDGISPQQDWHYFANLAYGVTTSHDPSSNTEMVFSQSEMVKAGRMVGPRVYSTGTILYGADGDFKTVINNIDDARSSLRRLKAVGAFSVKSYNQPRREQRQQIIEAARELQMQVVPEGGSTFFTNMNMIADGHTGIEHNIPVWPVYKDVKSFWNASRTGYTPTLIVSYGSQFGENYWYDRSEVWKNEHLLTFTPPAIIDSRSRRRTTSEYGDYGHIDAAKATKQIADGGTRVNLGAHGQLQGLGAHWELWMLSQGGFTPMQALRCATINGAAYLGMDKEIGSLEVGKLADLVVLNQNPLDDIRTSDNIKYVMANGRLYDSDSMNETGNTEKPRLRFWWQLGRGELMNLPVGNTETYLFGSSDGEN from the coding sequence ATGAAACACTCTTACCTCAGTATACTATTAGTGCTAACCAGCTTAACAGCATCAGCACAAAAATGGAACATCGAAAACACACCCGGCCCTGCCAAAAAAGTGAGTATCACTACCGACGAAGGCACCTGGATGAACGTAGATGTAAGCCCGGACGGCAAAGTTATTGTATTTGACTTATTAGGTGATATTTACAGCTTACCTGTAGCGGGTGGCAAAGCCACCTTATTGGCCGGCGGTAAGGCCTGGGAGGTACAGCCACGCTTTAGTCCGGACGGCAAAAGCATAGCCTTTACCAGCGACCGCGACGGGGGCGACAACGTTTGGGTAATGGGCAATGATGGCGGCGCCAAACGCGCTATTACCAAAGAAAACTTCAGGTTACTGAATAACCCCTATTGGACACCCGATGGCCAATATATTGTGGCCCGGAAACATTTTACAGGTGCACGCTCGTTAGGCGCTGGCGAAATTTGGATGTACCACAAAAACGGCGGTGATGGCTTACAGCTAACTAAACGAAAAAACGATCAGCAGGATGCCGGCGAACCTGTCGTTTCGCCCAAGGGTACTTATGTGTACTGGAGTGAAGATGTAACGCCAGGCCCTAATTTTCAATACAATAAAGACCCATACCAGGGCATTTATGCCATCAAACGTTTAAACCGGCAAACCGGCCAAATTGAAACCGTAACCGGCGGCGCTGGCGGTGCTTGCCGGCCACAAATATCGCCCGATGGCAAGCTGATGGCTTTTGTGAAACGCAACCGCTTAAAAAGCGTTTTGTACATCCACAATTTGTTAACCGGCGAAGAATTTCCGGTGTATGATAACCTGAGCCACGACCAGCAGGAAACATGGGCTATTTTTGGCACCTATCCTAACTTTAACTGGCTGCCCGACAATCAGCATATTGTTTTTTATGCTAAAGGAAAGATCTGGAACCTGGATATCACTACCCTAAGCGTGGCTAATGTGCCGTTTGAACTTACCTCACAGCAAACCATTACCGACGCACTGCACTTTCCGCAAAAGGTATATCAGGATGAGTTTACCGTGCGGATGATCCGCCAGCTCACTACCTCGCCCGATGTTAAGCGTGTGGCTTTCAATGCAGCCGGATATCTCTACGTTAAAGATTTACCTAATGGCAAACCTGAGCGTGTTACCGATTCTCGGGAGTTTGAGTATGAACCAGCCTTTAGCCCAGATGGTAAACAACTGGTTTATACCAGCTGGACCGATGAATTGAAAGGCGCGGTTAATGTGGTTGATTTGGCTACCAAGCGAATTATCCGCGTAACTGCCGACAGAGGTTTATATTACTCGCCGGTTTTTTCTAACAAAGGCGATAAGATAGTTTACCGCAAGGGCGAGGGTAATGATGTTTTAGGATATGCTTACGGCAAAAATCCCGGTATTTATGTAGTGCCCGCCACAGGGGGCACGGCGCAAATGCTGCTCAATAACGGCATCCGCCCTCAGTTTTCGGCAGATGACAGCAAGTTATACTATCAAAGTACAGAAAATGGCAAAAAAGCCTTTAAAGTGATTGACCTCGTTAATCCGGGCACTGCCCCTAAAACGCTTTATACCTCAACCTATGCTACTCAGTTTAACCCAAGCCCGGATGGAAAATGGATGGCTTTTACCGAATTATATAACTGCTATTTAACACCGCTTACCTACACGGGTAACGCCCAAGAGCTGTCATCTACCAACAAAGCCCTGCCGCTCAACCGCCTTACCCGTGATGCCGGCACTTACCTGCACTGGAGCAAAGACAGCCAGAAGTTGATGTGGACTTTAGGCCCTAAATATTATACTAAAGATATACGTATGGCATTTTCTTTTGCTGATGGCGATAACGACAAAGCCACTGCGACCGATACCGCCGGTGTTGATATTGGTTTAAGGTTAAAAGCAGATCAGCCTACCGGCAAAATTGCATTTACCAATGCACGGATCATTACCATGAAGGGTGATGAGGTGATTGAAAAAGGCACCATTGTGATAGATCGCAACCAGATTGTGGCCGTAGGTAAAGATGTACAGCCTCCAGCAGATGCCAAGGTTTATAATGTGGCTGGTAAAACTATCATTCCAGGTATTATTGATGTGCACGGGCATTTAGGCGTTAGTCCGGATGGTATTTCGCCGCAGCAAGACTGGCATTATTTTGCCAACCTGGCTTATGGCGTAACTACCTCGCACGACCCTTCGAGCAATACAGAAATGGTTTTCAGTCAATCAGAAATGGTGAAGGCCGGCCGCATGGTTGGCCCGCGGGTATACTCAACCGGTACTATTTTATACGGAGCCGATGGCGATTTTAAAACAGTTATCAATAATATTGACGATGCGCGCTCAAGTTTGCGCCGTTTAAAAGCCGTTGGTGCATTTTCGGTAAAAAGCTACAACCAACCGCGCCGCGAACAGCGCCAGCAAATTATAGAAGCTGCCCGCGAATTGCAAATGCAGGTAGTACCCGAAGGCGGATCTACCTTTTTTACCAACATGAACATGATAGCCGATGGCCATACCGGCATAGAGCATAACATACCTGTATGGCCGGTATACAAGGATGTAAAATCTTTTTGGAATGCCAGCAGAACCGGCTATACTCCTACCCTTATTGTATCTTATGGCAGCCAGTTTGGCGAAAATTACTGGTACGACCGCAGCGAGGTATGGAAAAACGAGCACCTGCTCACCTTTACGCCGCCGGCTATTATTGATTCACGCTCACGCCGCCGCACCACATCCGAATACGGCGATTACGGCCATATAGACGCAGCTAAAGCTACTAAGCAAATTGCAGATGGCGGCACCAGGGTAAATTTAGGTGCACATGGGCAGTTACAAGGTTTAGGTGCACACTGGGAATTATGGATGCTGAGCCAGGGCGGGTTTACCCCAATGCAGGCCCTGCGTTGTGCCACCATAAACGGAGCAGCTTATCTGGGTATGGATAAAGAGATTGGCTCGTTGGAAGTAGGTAAATTGGCCGACTTGGTAGTACTAAACCAAAATCCGCTGGATGACATTCGCACCAGCGATAATATTAAATATGTGATGGCTAATGGCCGGTTATATGATTCGGACTCGATGAACGAAACAGGTAACACCGAAAAACCTCGTTTACGTTTCTGGTGGCAGTTAGGCCGTGGCGAGCTGATGAATTTACCGGTAGGTAACACCGAAACTTATCTGTTCGGCAGCAGCGATGGTGAAAATTGA